The following are encoded in a window of Perca fluviatilis chromosome 21, GENO_Pfluv_1.0, whole genome shotgun sequence genomic DNA:
- the mki67 gene encoding proliferation marker protein Ki-67 isoform X4 → MPLHGKIVVIKRSGGDGTEFPLISTCLIGRRPDCDIRIQLPQVSKEHCRIDLNENKEVILTNLSSVNPTCVNGEALQQSERLKHGDVITVIDRSFRFEYPPPPTPKKRSSKGGKTETLKVLQDQQVGAAVATETGEKRISEVTTDPHLKDGTNHDNIQRPLEKTVEVETKEDDGLLQSKTASPFNDLYQMIKKSLDVKTPRKSSASVLQTPTSRFCTPKPGSVRKNDGKPVLSTEDKSTPKKDEAKVSPVADETKGEAENVSNGTPKSVKKQRRSSQVPSTELARPEVGEAENAAGSEATSPQKRSRTPPQRFSACEVEPKSPVRRRSKEAEPAATEEQEEQAVTPTKTDGLRRSSPRNSGKEASKKRKYGEVAADSPTPQMKRKRVSFGGYLCPELFDKRLPPDSPLCKGATPRRSLCVSKPKQSLLRRASAIGLRQEFEEEHPGSPNVRSPAKMRTPSPKSSKKSPKARTPSPKAASPAKKSPKSKSASPAGVQTPLIQGRFSVSHISTPSPVAEDAVTDQVPLVTVTPKVPLRRKSLSRETPSTAKSAVKVMRRRSGISRASLKVKNSWADIVRFGPTKLQVAVPAKKTVTKKAAKKTVSKPQTPARKPKDHVSTGHADSPVTIVVGRAHKQKVLHPTGAAPRLVTNIALLKKNMKMDEDLSGISEMLKTPLNERKGRSVIGENDATKTPVGGLATSVVEPSVLNTPEEPGEMMVSPLSVSSTVKDRRYNTEAVQRLLNDDQESSIVSDGSASEIHCDDFSEQQCADLKTTSVTTPKQKPELPECLTGVKRIMKTPRQKAEPVEDIRGKILKTPKQKPEQQECLTGVKRMMTTPRQEAEPVEDIREELLTTPKQKPELPECLTGVKRIMKTPRQKAEPVEDIRGKILKTPKQKPEQQECLTGVKRMMTTPRQEAEPVEDIGEELLTTPKRKPEQQQCLSGVKRICKTPQQEAEPLEDVQGKLLQAPKALEAGDASLGGVEQTVETPAHMQESEDLSEMTDMKTPNVKSSPLVPPREKAKPVEENFGIKRLVKPEEDFGGLQELMEEPLAEPTGQLETNEVEDQTAPDCDEDVAKEADANEVVVDDHMEEVPSGHNDNESSDAVETISQAAVDENISVEQPTVDAADENISEQPTVGAADENISEEQPTVDEKISEEQPTVDAVDENISEEQPTVDAADEILPVEQPTVDEKMSEQPTVEAIDENISGEQPTVDAAGENISGEQPTVDAADKILPGEQPTVDENISGEQPTVDAIDENISGEQPTVDAIDENISVETATGKVTEMDTTATEAEHEKKSVRGRRAKTAEDKREAAEQSEDPVVPAPVRGRRGKKTEAAAPPAVKQTTRGRNAKSQEDRDVELPMEKSASLPPKVAIKPRRGRNAKTASDDQLEMVQEVAPEIEQNPPIDVDQEAHDSAAPLEKAVLKPKRGRKTKQPEQPVPEQEDAPSTHSDGVPQADMANADANEVCSDQLELVLSGSDENQEQPTVETATGKVIELDTTATKAEHEKKSVRGRRAKTAEDKREAAEQSEDPVVPAPVRGRRGKKTEAAAPPAVKQTTRGRNAKSQEDRDVELPMEKSASLPPKVALKPRRGRNAKMASDDQPEMGPEKAVETTPATEISTEAVSDHTPMKENESAPPAEEAVLKPVRGRKTKLTPVEPPQPEKNEVVINEPLTVDAQPQKSIPALGKARRGRQTKPDAVERNEVMEDTVVAVETKQQSQPPVRAKRGRNAKQEEEQLESTSVETATSQEPAKKLRRTRKAEQDVEPREVQAVEMVIPEKTEAPLVAEPVMMDEQTAVAAKPRRGGRKAKQDPELETPVESTEVPAVSATDKLKRGRRGKQVTEEGGVPAVVPEEQPDHELEAEEKNITEPNAPVLKPSRARGAKTSVKKEVSQAVPAKRARRGAALALDESSAESTAPAPTSVEPAKKGRRAAAKPTADDATVTGEQPNPTEDSSDAVVEDAKMSKRCVRWKADLEVFDVSRVTPVKAVRGRKPKLAVQVDAESKTVSEDAEETEEKDLSDRVVEAQPVKRARRGAKVADVTTAEGESTRKVKSVEVETQPKTRRGRIAKK, encoded by the exons ATGCCATTGCATGGGAAAATAGTCGTGATTAAGAGGAGTGGAGGAGATGGGACTGAGTTTCCTCTTATTTCAACATGCCTAATTGGAAG GAGGCCTGACTGCGATATTCGTATTCAGCTTCCTCAAGTCTCCAAGGAGCATTGCAGAATTGACTTGAATGAAAATAAAGAG GTCATTTTGACAAATTTGAGCTCAGTGAATCCAACTTGTGTGAATGGAGAGGCTTTGCAGCAGTCTGAGCGTTTGAAGCATGGAGATGTGATAACTGTTATTGACCGTTCTTTTAG GTTTGAGTACCCTCCACCACCCACACCAAAGAAGAGGTCTTCCAAAGGAGGCAAAACTGAAACCCTCAAA GTTCTTCAAGATCAGCAAGTGGGGGCCGCTGTCGCCACCGAAACAGGAGAAAAACGGATCTCTGAAGTTACCACCG ACCCTCATCTGAAAGATGGAACTAACCATGACAACATCCAGCGACCTCTGGAAAAAACTGTGGAGGTGGAGACCAAGGAGGATGATGGCCTGCTGCAAAGCAAGACCGCCTCCCCCTTCAACGATCTGTATCAAATGATCAAAAAATCTCTGGATGTCAAGACTCCTCGGAAATCTTCTGCCAGCGTGCTTCAAACGCCTACCTCAAGGTTTTGCACTCCAAAACCTGGTTCAGTGAGGAAAAATGATGGGAAACCTGTCCTTTCAACCGAAGACAAAAGCACTCCAAAGAAGGATGAAGCTAAAGTCTCTCCTGTAGCTGACGAAACTAAGGGGGAGGCTGAAAATGTAAGTAACGGGACCCCCAAGTCTGTTAAGAAGCAGAGGAGGTCCTCCCAGGTTCCTTCTACTGAGCTGGCCAGACCTGAAGTTGGAGAAGCTGAAAATGCTGCCGGCTCTGAAGCAACTTCACCCCAGAAGAGAAGCCGTACACCCCCCCAGAGGTTCAGTGCGTGTGAGGTTGAGCCCAAATCACCCGTGAGGAGGAGAAGCAAGGAGGCAGAGCCTGCCGCGACCGAGGAACAAGAAGAACAAGCAGTGACTCCTACCAAAACGGATGGTCTTAGAAGGTCATCACCAAGGAACTCTGGGAAAG AGGCGTCCAAAAAACGTAAATATGGAGAGGTGGCGGCCGACTCGCCCACACCACAAATGAAAAGGAAACGGGTTTCCTTTGGAGGTTACCTGTGTCCTGAGTTGTTTGACAAACGTCTGCCTCCTGACTCTCCATTATGCAAGGGGGCCACTCCGCGGAGAAGCTTGTGTGTCTCTAAACCCAAGCAGTCACTCCTCAGACGAGCATCAGCCATTGGTTTGCGACAG GAGTTTGAAGAAGAGCATCCAGGTAGCCCTAATGTGCGCAGTCCTGCAAAAATGAGGACTCCATCACCTAAATCATCAAAGAAGTCTCCAAAGGCCAGGACCCCCTCTCCCAAAGCTGCGTCTCCTGCAAAGAAGTCGCCAAAATCCAAGAGTGCATCTCCTGCAGGAGTCCAGACCCCCTTAATACAAGGGCGCTTCTCTGTGTCACACATCAGCACACCATCTCCAGTTGCAGAAGATGCCGTAACTGATCAGGTGCCTTTAGTCACTGTAACTCCTAAAGTACCCCTGAGGAGGAAGAGCCTGTCCCGGGAGACTCCAAGTACGGCAAAGAGTGCTGTAAAAGTAATGCGCAGAAGAAGTGGCATTTCACGGGCATCTCTGAAAG TCAAAAATTCCTGGGCAGACATTGTGAGATTTGGGCCAACTAAGCTTCAAGTTGCTGTTCCAGCTAAAAAAACAGTCACCAAAAAGGCAGCAAAGAAGACTGTGTCCAAACCACAG ACTCCTGCAAGAAAACCCAAAGACCATGTCAGCACTGGACATGCAGACTCACCAGTTACCATTGTTGTGGGCAGAGCTCACAAACAAAAGGTTTTACATCCAACTGGTGCTGCGCCAAGACTGGTCACCAACATTGCACTCCTGAAAAAGAACATGAAAATGGATGAGGACTTGAGTG gaaTTTCGGAAATGTTAAAAACCCCTTTAAATGAAAGGAAGGGGAGATCAGTAATTGGTGAGAACGATGCCACAAAGACACCAGTGGGAGGTCTAGCCACATCCGTGGTAGAACCATCAGTGCTGAACACACCGGAGGAGCcag GTGAAATGATGGTGTCTCCACTGAGTGTTTCGTCTACCGTAAAAGACCGAAGATACAACACTGAGGCAGTCCAACGCCTCCTTAATGATGACCAAGAATCTAGCATCGTCAGTGACGGCTCTGCCTCTGAGATTCACTGTGACGATTTTAGCGAACAGCAGTGTGCAGATTTGAAGACGACCTCTGTAACAACTCCCAAACAGAAGCCAGAATTGCCAGAGTGTCTCACCGGAGTCAAGAGGATCATGAAGACGCCAAGACAGAAAGCCGAGCCTGTCGAGGACATCAGAGGGAAGATTTTGAAGACCCCTAAGCAGAAACCCGAGCAACAAGAGTGCCTCACCGGAGTCAAGAGGATGATGACTACTCCGAGACAGGAGGCTGAGCCTGTAGAGGACATCAGAGAAGAACTTCTGACAACTCCCAAACAGAAGCCAGAATTGCCAGAGTGTCTCACCGGAGTCAAGAGGATCATGAAGACGCCAAGACAGAAAGCCGAGCCCGTCGAGGACATCAGAGGGAAGATTTTGAAGACCCCTAAGCAGAAACCCGAGCAACAAGAGTGCCTCACCGGAGTCAAGAGGATGATGACTACTCCGAGACAGGAGGCTGAGCCTGTAGAGGACATCGGAGAGGAACTTCTGACAACTCCCAAACGGAAGCCTGAACAACAACAGTGCCTCAGCGGAGTTAAGAGGATTTGTAAGACCCCACAACAGGAGGCTGAACCTCTTGAAGATGTTCAAGGAAAACTTCTGCAAGCTCCCAAAGCTCTAGAGGCTGGTGATGCGAGTTTGGGTGGTGTTGAGCAAACTGTGGAGACGCCAGCACACATGCAAGAATCTGAAGACCTATCTGAAATGACAGACATGAAAACTCCAAACGTAAAAAGCTCCCCATTGGTACCTCCCAGAGAAAAGGCCAAACCTGTTGAGGAGAACTTTGGTATCAAGAGGCTTGTGAAACCAGAGGAAGACTTTGGGGGACTTCAGGAGCTCATGGAGGAGCCGCTGGCTGAACCCACAGGACAACTGGAGACAAATGAG gtTGAGGATCAAACCGCTCCAGATTGTGATGAAGATGTAGCAAAAG aagCAGATGCAAATGAAGTTGTCGTTGATGACCACATGGAGGAGGTGCCAAGTGGACACAATGATAATGAATCATCAGATGCCGTGGAAACGATCTCTCAAGCAGCTGTAGATGAGAATATATCTGTGGAACAACCCACAGTGGACGCAGCAGATGAGAATATATCAGAACAACCCACAGTGGGTGCAGCAGATGAGAATATATCTGAAGAACAACCCACAGTAGATGAGAAAATATCTGAAGAACAACCCACAGTAGACGCAGTAGATGAGAATATATCTGAAGAACAACCCACAGTAGATGCAG CAGATGAGATCTTACCTGTAGAACAACCCACAGTAGATGAGAAAATGTCTGAACAACCCACAGTGGAAGCAATAGATGAGAATATATCTGGAGAACAACCCACAGTAGATGCAGCAGGTGAGAATATATCTGGAGAACAACCCACAGTGGATGCAGCAGACAAGATCTTACCTGGAGAACAACCCACAGTAGATGAGAATATATCTGGAGAACAACCCACAGTGGATGCAATAGATGAGAATATATCTGGAGAACAACCCACAGTGGACGCAATAGATGAGAATATATCTGTGGAGACTGCTACTGGCAAAGTCACAGAAATGGACACAACTGCCACCGAAGCTGAGCATGAGAAGAAATCCGTTCGAGGCAGAAGGGCAAAAACAGCTGAGGATAAACGAGAGGCAGCAGAACAGTCTGAAGATCCTGTCGTCCCTGCTCCAGtcagaggaaggagagggaagAAAACTGAAGCTGCAGCACCACCTGCTGTGAAACAAACAACAAGAGGCAGAAATGCAAAGTCCCAAGAAGACAGGGATGTTGAGCTCCCAATGGAGAAAAGTGCATCCCTGCCTCCCAAAGTTGCCATTAAGCCTAGAAGAGGAAGAAATGCCAAAACCGCTTCTGATGATCAACTGGAGATGGTCCAAGAGGTTGCCCCTGAAATTGAACAGAATCCACCTATTGATGTTGACCAAGAAGCACATGACAGTGCAGCACCCCTGGAGAAGGCTGTGTTGAAGCCCAAGCGAGGGAGAAAAACTAAACAGCCTGAACAACCAGTGCCAGAGCAGGAAGATGCGCCTAGTACTCACAGTGACGGTGTTCCCCAAGCCGACATGGCTAATG CAGATGCAAATGAGGTCTGCAGTGACCAGCTGGAGCTGGTGCTCAGTGGAAGTGATGAAAATCAAGAACAACCCACAGTGGAGACTGCTACTGGCAAAGTCATCGAATTAGACACAACTGCCACCAAAGCTGAGCATGAGAAGAAATCAGTTCGAGGCAGAAGGGCAAAAACGGCTGAGGATAAACGAGAGGCAGCAGAACAGTCTGAAGATCCTGTCGTCCCTGCTCCAGtcagaggaaggagagggaagAAAACTGAAGCTGCAGCACCACCTGCTGTGAAACAAACAACAAGAGGCAGAAATGCAAAGTCCCAAGAAGACAGGGATGTTGAGCTCCCAATGGAGAAAAGTGCGTCCCTGCCTCCCAAAGTTGCCCTTAAGCCTAGAAGAGGAAGAAATGCCAAAATGGCTTCCGATGATCAACCTGAGATGGGACCAGAGAAAGCTGTGGAAACAACACCGGCAACTGAGATTTCCACTGAAGCTGTGAGTGACCACACTCCAATGAAAGAAAATGAGTCTGCCCCCCCTGCAGAGGAAGCTGTCCTGAAGCCCGTTAGAGGGagaaaaactaaactaactCCTGTTGAGCCACCTCAGCCAGAGAAAAACGAAGTTGTGATTAATGAGCCTCTTACAGTCGATGCACAACCTCAAAAGTCCATTCCTGCTCTTGGAAAAGccaggagagggagacagacgaAGCCTGATGCTGTTGAACGGAATGAGGTGATGGAAGACACGGTTGTTGCTGTGGAGACCAAGCAGCAGTCTCAGCCTCCAGTCAGGGCTAAGAGGGGAAGAAATGCTAAACAGGAAGAAGAGCAGCTAGAGTCGACTTCCGTGGAGACTGCCACATCCCAGGAGCCAGCTAAAAAACTGAGGAGAACCAGGAAGGCAGAGCAAGACGTAGAACCGAGAGAAGTCCAAGCCGTTGAAATGGTTATTCCAGAGAAGACTGAAGCGCCACTTGTCGCCGAACCGGTGATGATGGATGAACAGACTGCAGTGGCTGCAAAACCCAGGAGAGGAGGGCGGAAAGCAAAACAAGACCCCGAGCTCGAAACCCCTGTGGAGTCCACCGAGGTCCCTGCTGTCAGCGCCACAGACAAACTCAAAAGGGGTAGGAGAGGGAAACAAGTCACTGAAGAGGGTGGAGTCCCCGCTGTCGTACCAGAGGAACAACCTGACCACGAGCTGGAGGCCGAAGAGAAGAATATTACTGAGCCAAACGCTCCAGTTCTCAAACCAAGCCGGGCAAGGGGGGCGAAAACTTCTGTAAAAAAGGAGGTTTCACAAGCCGTTCCAGCCAAGAGAGCCCGTCGAGGCGCAGCTCTTGCCCTTGATGAGTCCAGTGCCGAATCCACAGCGCCTGCGCCAACTTCAGTAGAGCCCGCCAAAAAAGGGAGACGGGCAGCAGCAAAGCCCACAGCAGATGATGCCACAGTGACCGGAGAGCAGCCTAATCCCACTGAAGATTCAAGCGATGCGGTCGTGGAAGAcgccaaaatgtccaaaagatGCGTGAGGTGGAAAGCAGATTTGGAAGTCTTTGACGTTTCAAGAGTAACCCCTGTGAAGGCAGTCCGAGGTAGGAAACCGAAACTTGCAGTCCAAGTCGACGCTGAAAGCAAAACCGTGTCAGAGGATGCTGAGGAAACTGAAGAGAAGGATCTCTCAGACCGAGTTGTTGAAGCTCAGCCCGTCAAGAGAGCCAGGCGAGGGGCGAAGGTCGCGGATGTAACCACCGCTGAAGGGGAGTCCACACGCAAGGTGAAAAGTGTTGAGGTGGAGACACAGCCAAAAACCCGAAGAGGAAGAATCGCTAAGAAATAA